From the genome of Thermococcus chitonophagus, one region includes:
- the ilvC gene encoding ketol-acid reductoisomerase, producing MVKVYYDNEVSMDILKDKTVAVIGYGSQGEAQAKNMRDSGVHVILGLRPEGNSWKRAKQDGFEVYTIEEAVQKADIVHILIPDLVQPKVYKEKIEPHLREGQALGFSHGFNIHYKQIVPPEYVDVIMVAPKSPGRRVRETYLEGFGVPALIAVHQDYTGHAKELALAMAKAIGATRAGVIETTFKDETESDLIGEQLVLVGGLIELIKKGFEVLVELGYPPELAYFEACNEAKLIMDLIYERGFTGMLKAVSDTAKYGGLTVGPKVIDDHVKENMRKYAERVRSGEFAKEWISKADRAKEVLEELMKPIEEHEIEKVGRFIRKMSGLEK from the coding sequence ATGGTGAAGGTATACTACGACAATGAGGTTAGTATGGACATACTGAAGGACAAGACCGTGGCCGTTATAGGGTACGGAAGCCAAGGAGAAGCTCAGGCAAAGAACATGAGGGATTCCGGAGTTCACGTAATACTCGGTCTTAGACCTGAAGGAAATTCATGGAAGAGGGCAAAGCAGGACGGCTTTGAAGTTTACACAATCGAAGAGGCCGTTCAAAAGGCCGATATAGTTCACATTCTAATTCCGGATTTAGTCCAGCCAAAGGTATACAAGGAGAAAATTGAGCCACACCTAAGGGAGGGGCAGGCATTAGGCTTCTCCCACGGTTTTAACATTCATTACAAACAGATAGTCCCTCCTGAATATGTTGACGTCATCATGGTTGCTCCCAAGAGCCCAGGAAGGAGGGTTAGAGAGACCTACTTAGAAGGCTTTGGTGTTCCTGCCTTAATTGCTGTCCATCAGGACTACACAGGCCATGCAAAGGAGTTAGCACTCGCAATGGCCAAGGCGATAGGAGCAACGAGGGCTGGAGTAATAGAGACAACTTTCAAGGATGAAACCGAGAGCGACCTCATTGGAGAGCAGTTAGTCCTCGTTGGAGGTCTAATTGAACTCATAAAGAAGGGATTTGAAGTTCTCGTAGAGCTTGGCTATCCACCAGAACTCGCTTACTTCGAGGCCTGCAATGAAGCAAAGCTAATAATGGATCTAATCTATGAGAGAGGATTCACTGGAATGCTGAAGGCTGTATCAGATACGGCAAAGTACGGTGGTCTTACGGTTGGGCCAAAGGTAATTGACGACCATGTCAAGGAAAACATGAGGAAGTACGCCGAGAGAGTTAGAAGCGGGGAGTTCGCCAAAGAGTGGATATCAAAGGCCGACAGAGCAAAGGAAGTTCTTGAGGAGCTAATGAAACCCATCGAAGAGCATGAGATAGAGAAAGTTGGAAGGTTCATTAGGAAGATGAGTGGATTGGAGAAGTAA
- a CDS encoding 2-isopropylmalate synthase, whose translation MRRIKIFDTTLRDGEQTPGVSLTVEEKVEIAKQLARLNVDIIEAGFPISSPGEFEAVSRIAREVEGPTIAALARAVKKDIDRAGEALKDAEKKRIHTFIATSQIHMKYKLRKSPEEVRKLAVEAVEYATKYTDDIEFSAEDATRSDWDFLVEIYEAVIDAGATTINIPDTVGYTTPEEFYELIRYLKKNITNLNGVTISVHCHDDLGLAVANSLSAIRAGANQVEVTVNGIGERAGNAALEEVVVALDTRKDFYKVETGINLSEIARTSRLVAHLTGIEVPPNKAVVGANAFAHESGIHQDGVLKERTTYEIIDPKKLGFSGSKIVLGKHSGRHAFRKKLEELGYKLNEEEFERAFAKFKEVADRKKGITDLDIEAIIQEELGKGREKYHVEVLHVTSGKISTATVRVYWNGTEKIEASWSKNGPIDALFSAINKALNLDCRLKEYRVTSVTSGRDALGEVLVRIEHNGEIYVGRGLSTDIIEASAQAYLNAVNRIRR comes from the coding sequence GTGAGAAGGATAAAAATATTTGACACTACGCTGAGAGATGGCGAGCAGACTCCTGGTGTTAGTTTAACCGTTGAAGAGAAAGTTGAGATAGCCAAGCAGCTCGCGAGACTTAACGTGGATATCATCGAGGCGGGCTTTCCAATCTCATCTCCCGGTGAGTTTGAGGCCGTAAGTAGGATAGCCAGGGAGGTTGAAGGGCCTACCATAGCGGCCCTAGCGAGGGCCGTTAAAAAAGACATAGACAGGGCGGGAGAAGCCCTTAAGGACGCTGAGAAGAAAAGAATCCACACTTTCATAGCGACTTCACAAATCCACATGAAGTACAAGCTTAGAAAGAGCCCCGAGGAAGTTAGAAAGCTTGCCGTGGAGGCAGTAGAATACGCCACCAAATACACTGATGATATAGAGTTCTCTGCCGAAGACGCAACAAGAAGCGACTGGGACTTTCTAGTTGAGATTTATGAGGCTGTTATAGATGCTGGAGCAACGACAATAAACATTCCAGACACCGTTGGCTATACAACGCCGGAGGAGTTCTACGAGCTGATAAGATATCTGAAGAAGAATATAACGAACCTCAATGGAGTAACGATAAGCGTTCACTGTCATGATGACCTTGGCCTAGCGGTTGCTAACTCCCTCTCAGCAATAAGAGCCGGTGCTAACCAAGTTGAAGTTACTGTGAACGGAATAGGGGAGAGAGCTGGAAACGCCGCCTTAGAGGAAGTTGTCGTTGCTTTAGATACTAGGAAGGACTTCTATAAAGTTGAAACTGGCATAAATCTGAGTGAAATAGCGAGAACTAGTAGGTTAGTTGCACATCTAACGGGAATTGAAGTTCCACCGAACAAAGCCGTTGTTGGAGCGAATGCTTTTGCTCACGAATCGGGGATTCATCAAGATGGAGTTCTAAAGGAGAGAACCACCTACGAGATCATAGATCCAAAGAAGCTTGGATTTTCTGGTAGCAAAATTGTCTTAGGGAAGCATTCGGGAAGACACGCTTTCAGGAAAAAGCTCGAAGAGCTCGGCTATAAGCTAAATGAGGAGGAATTTGAAAGGGCATTTGCTAAGTTCAAAGAAGTTGCAGATAGGAAGAAAGGCATTACTGATTTGGACATAGAGGCAATAATTCAGGAGGAACTTGGCAAAGGAAGGGAGAAGTACCACGTTGAAGTTCTTCACGTAACCTCGGGAAAAATCTCAACGGCAACGGTTAGGGTTTACTGGAACGGTACCGAGAAGATCGAAGCTTCATGGTCCAAGAACGGGCCAATTGATGCTCTCTTCTCAGCCATAAATAAGGCCCTAAACCTCGACTGCAGGCTCAAAGAGTACAGGGTAACCTCCGTCACTTCTGGAAGGGATGCTCTGGGGGAGGTTCTCGTTAGGATTGAGCACAACGGTGAGATTTACGTTGGAAGAGGGTTAAGCACTGACATTATTGAAGCCAGCGCTCAGGCTTATCTAAACGCCGTGAATAGAATAAGGAGGTGA